One window of the Thunnus albacares chromosome 3, fThuAlb1.1, whole genome shotgun sequence genome contains the following:
- the LOC122978439 gene encoding activating transcription factor 7-interacting protein 1 — protein MEVVVTEEKKKIFRARKTMKISDRQQLETLHSTLLTATPSLSEPSPPPLMNGTHKEDGQKVGDKEQNSILDSNSPQTTSPASPTSLSSPAPFLSLNLSPSPASSQSPKAKEDSSPTSPFHSLNFELKKMDDDEEEEEEEKKGSPSSSLNESPTSASTESKEQQGKEVIPEMEKKKEEQTTKEDSSVDSAKHPVKGSVPCSPVPPSVSDSTGPMETDSDTTKAKDPEASTSKIKDEKPSSPKSTASDSSPPCPPSSSSDLKQEKAIKDEDVKEDEKDKEEAKKGSVKEEKMEVDSVKVVIKKEKIEAGQTTKPSRPSSTPPSNTAVQEEKCSTSGLKRTLSEGYEKDGKTVKRDGKRPRMEREELEAQLEFKITAKAGSHHKLEKIVQKLVDERLRVLELTIFDKHFQELKGRVDKIDCATKHQTAINTLQAKITRLAKKFGEANQASENKRKQEALAAASAAAAAAATAATAAKTATVVNNPQAQRPVRTSMEVKQTPATVSLSSTAANSAPPALPAPAPVPTPTSTSTAIVSQAPILQLITSTSNAASTLATAITTQSPTGTLLLKTAPGSSMMATGQPLLIQLPLSMANGQAGTLVNIPVSSLSAASSLNKAKTTAPTTTFILKPAPVTTTAAASAPAVATVPALQASTGQMSSTQISLARAVYQGGAGGITTPNAGVSVTTARTPAQSVSVAGAMSSASSPATSGPAATGSTAPGPPQGTSLTSKTDNQATGSTPSKAAAPAARPKGSVIDLTEDDDDVQVTGVKNATVAAPSPTQRPHPTVSIPNSAGARSSPQSNQNSSSKPQLTVHHRPPLDSPMKSRAVTTTTPNRGSSMALPPLPVAPAPPRLPPEAERTSHPQQPQLKLVPSQTGIVLSWCVAETDRTCAAVDSYHLYAFHQDNSNSNAAQQHWKKIGEVKALPLPMACTLTQFQSGSTYHFAVRAKDIYGRFGAFCEPQCTNVISSSSS, from the exons ATGGAAGTTGTTgtgacagaggagaagaagaagattttcCGCGCTAGGAAAACCATGAAGATCAGTGATCGACAGCAACTGGAGACTCTTCACAGCACTCTGTTGACAGCAACTCCGAGTCTGTCCGAACCATCTCCGCCACCGCTAATGAATGGCACGCACAAAGAGGATGGACAAAAAGTTGGGGACAAAGAGCAAAACAGCATCTTGGACTCAAACTCTCCCCAAACCACATCACCTGCTTCTCCAACCTCTCTGAGCTCTCCTGCTCCTTTCCTGTCCCTTAATCTGTCCCCCTCCCCTGCCTCTTCACAAAGTCCAAAAGCAAAGGAAGACTCCTCTCCTACATCACCATTCCACTCTCTGAACTTTGAACTGAAAAAgatggatgatgatgaggaggaggaggaggaggaaaagaaaggttCTCCATCGTCCTCATTAAACGAGTCCCCTACATCAGCATCAACAGAATCCAAGGAGCAGCAGGGAAAAGAGGTGATCCCagagatggaaaagaaaaag GAGGAACAGACCACAAAAGAGGACTCATCTGTGGATTCAGCTAAGCATCCTGTTAAAGGTTCAGTTCCATGTTCGCCAGTGCCACCTTCAGTATCTGACAGCACAGGACCGATGGAAACAGACAGTGACACTACAAAGGCCAAGGATCCCGAGGCCTCCACATCCAAAATAAAGGATGAAAAGCCCTCTTCCCCCAAATCGACCGCTTCTGATTCCTCCCCTCCTtgtcctccctcttcttcctcggATCTAAAACAAGAAAAGGCAATCAAGGACGAGGATGTAAAAGAAGAcgagaaagacaaagaagaggCGAAGAAAGGATCAgtaaaggaagaaaagatggaggTGGACTCAGTGAAAGTGGTgatcaaaaaggaaaaaattgAAGCTGGACAAACCACAAAGCCATCTCGGCCATCGTCCACCCCACCATCTAATACAG CTGTGCAAGAAGAGAAGTGCTCCACTTCAGGACTGAAGCGCACTTTATCAGAGGGTTatgagaaagatggaaaaactgtgaaaagagACGGGAAGAGACCCAGGATGGAGCGTGAAGAGTTGGAAGCACAACTGGAATTTAAGATTACTGCAAAAGCTGGCAGTCACCATAAACTTGAAAAG ATTGTGCAAAAGCTAGTGGATGAACGGTTGAGGGTCTTGGAGCTGACCATTTTTGACAAACATTTCCAAGAGCTGAAAGGCAGAGTAGACAAGATCGACTGTGCCACTAAACACCAAACCGCCATTAACACACTTCAA gccaaGATAACCCGACTAGCAAAAAAGTTTGGAGAGGCCAATCAGGCttcagaaaacaaaaggaaacaggAG GCGCttgctgctgcctctgctgctgctgctgccgctgctacTGCCGCTACTGCTGCCAAGACTGCAACTGTTGTAAACAACCCTCAAGCTCAACG GCCGGTCCGGACTTCCATGGAGGTAAAGCAGACTCCAGCAACGGTTTCTTTGTCGAGCACAGCTG CAAATTCAGCCCCACCAGCTCtgccagctccagctccagttCCAACACCAACATCCACCTCCACTGCCATAGTTTCACAGGCCCCCATCCTCCAGCTGATCACCTCCACCTCTAACGCCGCCTCTACCTTGGCCACTGCCATCACCACTCAGAGTCCCACAGGCACTCTGCTGCTGAAGACGGCCCCTGGGAGCAGCATGATGGCTACAGGCCAGCCGCTCCTAATCCAGCTGCCTTTATCAATGGCTAATGGCCAGGCGGGAACGCTGGTCAACATCCCTGTCTCCTCTTTGTCTGCAGCCAGCTCACTCAACAAGGCCAAAACCACTGCTCCCACCACCACTTTTATCCTCAAGCCTGCTCCTGTCACTACCACTGCAGCAGCCTCTGCCCCTGCTGTTGCCACTGTCCCAGCGCTACAGGCCTCCACTGGCCAGATGTCCTCCACTCAGATCTCTCTTGCCCGAGCCGTGTATCAGGGGGGTGCTGGGGGGATAACTACGCCCAACGCTGGGGTATCTGTGACCACAGCCAGGACTCCAGCTCAGTCCGTCTCCGTAGCCGGAGCTATGTCTTCAGCCTCTTCTCCTGCAACGTCTGGGCCGGCAGCAACGGGTTCCACTGCTCCAGGACCCCCACAAGGGACATCTCTGACATCAAAGACAG ACAACCAAGCCACGGGATCAACTCCATCCAAAGCAGCTGCTCCCGCGGCACGTCCTAAAGGCTCTGTCATAGATCTCACTGAGGACGATGATGATGTCCAAG TGACAGGAGTGAAGAATGCCACTGTTGCAGCTCCCTCACCAACCCAGCGTCCTCATCCAACCGTCAGCATTCCTAACA GTGCAGGAGCAAGATCGTCCCCGCAAAGCAATCAGAACTCTTCCAGCAAGCCTCAGTTGACAGTCCACCACCGCCCTCCATTG gACTCTCCAATGAAATCACGCGCTGTAACCACTACTACACCAAACCGGGGCTCCAGCATGGCACTGCCCCCTCTCCCTGTTGCACCTGCACCTCCACGCTTACCACCTGAGGCTGAGCGGACATCACACCCTCAGCAGCCTCAGTTGAAGCTGGTGCCAAGTCAGACCGGTATTGTGCTGTCCTGGTGCGTGGCAGAAACTGATCGGACCTGTGCAGCTGTAGACAGCTATCACCTTTATGCCTTCCATCAAGACAACTCTAACAGCAATGCAGCTCAGCAGCACTGGAAGAAGATTGGGGAGGTGAAGGCCCTTCCTCTGCCTATGGCCTGTACTCTGACCCAGTTCCAGTCTGGCTCCACTTATCATTTTGCTGTTCGAGCCAAAGACATCTATGGGCGCTTTGGCGCCTTCTGTGAACCTCAGTGCACAAATGTCATCAGTTCCAGCTCTAGCTGA